From the Solanum stenotomum isolate F172 chromosome 4, ASM1918654v1, whole genome shotgun sequence genome, one window contains:
- the LOC125862457 gene encoding peamaclein-like, which translates to MMKLNFTTLLLMALVLTSFLIPATIAGSDFCDSKCNFRCSKAGRQDRCLKYCGICCADCHCVPSGTSGNKDECPCYRDKKNTKGGPKCP; encoded by the exons ATGATGAAGCTAAATTTTACAACTTTGCTTTTGATGGCACTTGTTCTTACTTCTTTCCTCATTCCAGCCACTATTGCTGGTtcag ATTTCTGTGATTCAAAGTGCAACTTTAGGTGTTCAAAGGCAGGACGACAGGACAGATGCTTAAAGTATTGTGGAATATGTTGTGCAGACTGTCACTGCGTTCCTTCTGGAACTAGTGGAAATAAAGATGAGTGTCCTTGCTATAGGGacaaaaaaaacactaaggGAGGGCCTAAATGTCCTTAA